Below is a window of Anabas testudineus chromosome 10, fAnaTes1.2, whole genome shotgun sequence DNA.
CTATCAGCTGGAATCAAGAACAGCATAGTGTTACTTTGGATACAAGTGCCTGAGATAACATCGAGAATTCATGCAGTTAGGGGTTTTGTCAGCTCACTGAATTCAAGATGTCTCACTGGTGAGACTGAGCTTGAACGTGCTCATATCCACTGCTGTAACTAGTGGGATGAGTGTAAGAGATCACAAAAAGATGGGACGTTGACAGCTTTGATGACTTCACCACACATTCTGCTGTAATTTAAACTAAGAGGCGTGATCAACAGCTAAAGGTTCTACATTGTACATATGCAATAAACAAAATGCCAAATACTATCACTAGTTATGTTTTAATCACCATTATCAAACACGCATATGTTCTCACATACATCTGTTACAACTTGGCACATGTTGGCAATTAATTTATACAAGAACATTCTTTGGTTTGGCTTATGTGAGGTATTACAGTATCTAGTCAAACTATTTAAACTTGTTTCAACAACTAATAAATGACTCAAGGCAATTTAGGGAAAAGTTTCTGCCTTAACACTGGTCTTAATATCACACAGATCTACAATATACTGTTTGGTCAAGATTAAAAGTGCACAACTTTGAATAAGTTATGTATCAGTAACAGTAAAGGCACAATCTGGCTTATAAAGgctaacattaaatattaaatcaatttttaaaagttaatatATTGTAAAAGTATACACAGCAGTGCAACAGACATTCACATATATTATAGTactaacaaaaagaaaaagaggtggTTGTACCAACTATGTCTGACTAAGACTGTAAATCACATCTGAACTCCAGTGTGCTGACTTTAAGACAACTTTGTTCAAGACAGACTTGAATTTCAGATTTGGTAAACTTATTTCTCATATTTTACAGCTGTGATGTGCATTAAAGCTTtagaaaagcatttttttagGTAGTGACAAGATCCTCCTTATGGTGTGCCCCTATGTGTAGCCCATCCCCCATTTGAGCCTCCATGTCTAGGCAACTTCATCTCATCCTCTTGCAAGTCTTGGCTGGGAAGAGCAACATAAGGCTGGTGGCTCCATGGAAAGCCCTGGGGACCCTTCTTCAGGTACAGTGGGAGGGAATCCCAACTAAACGTAATGTCCTTAAAGGCATGGAGAAGGAAGATCCCTAAAATGATGGTGAGGAACCCACTAATTGTTCCCACTATTCCATCTGTTGTCATTCTCAGCCATTCTTTAAACAGGATGGCTGAGCAGGTCATGACAGAGGTGGTGAAGAAGACATAGTAGATAGGTGTGACGATAGAGGTGTTAAAGATGTCGAGGGCTTTGTTCAGGTAACTTATTTGAATGCTGACACAGATTACCAGGCAGATGACTAAGGACCAGAACAGGGGTTTCTTCAGCACTGCTGTCCCAGCAATCAGCTCCTTAATGCCAATGCCAAGGCCCTTGACacaagacacagagagggagccAATCACAGAGCAGATCAGGATGTAGACCAACACATTCTTCTGTCCAAACCGCGGTGCCACAGCAAAGATTAGAAACAGGCTGCTTCCCACAACGCACGCAGCAAACACAATGAAACCTAGTGGAAGCATCGAGAGTATTCAAAAACGAGTTAGTACGCTGAAAAAGACATTCATCCAACTGTTATCTGGCTTTTAGTTATCACAAAGTGGTTAATCAGATCACACAAGTAAATTCACACTGATAGCGCTCTGTATCTACCTGGGTCTCTGAGCTTGTCGGCCATGGCGTTGAGGGAGGCAACCTCCTCTTCCTGCGGCGCATGGATCACCATCACTGTGGAGCCCAAGACGCACAGCAGACATCCAATCTTTCCATGCACATTCAACCTCTCATTCAAGAAGTAAGAGGACAGCACAGCACtggaaagaaacacagatattGTGTGTACGGTGTGTTTGCACAAATGCTGGTACTATGGTATTATCAGTCAATCCAAAGAAAATACTTAAATGAATAAcatgctctttttttctccagcatTAGCAGACTCTCTGGCACTGTAATTTTTACTTATTGGCAAACATTGCTCAAACCTATTCAATGGTTTCTAAACCCTCAAAGGTTCACAAGATAAATATATGGGGTTATGACATAATAAAGgaacaaaattacattttattatattgtgaTTCACAAGATttgaataattttttaataTAGTTATTTTGCTGAGTCTCTTCTAGTCTTACTTCTTCTCAGGCCTATAAAGTACATCAAAACAACACCTACACTGTAGCTGAgtataataagaataagaataagaatataTATGTCACagtctcaaaaaaaaaaaaaaaatatatatataataatagtaaGTTGTATAATTACCTCACAAGAACACTCAGTGCCCCAAGAGGAGTCACCAGTGTAGCAGGTGCGAATGCATATGCAGCGAAGTTAGCCGCCTCTCCAGCTCCCACTAGAACACATCAACATCACCATCAGTGTGCATAAATTAAAAGCTGTTGCAGCTggttaaacactgaaaaatcATTCTCTTCAACCCACATGTGCAAATGTGCTCTTTGGAGGAATGTGTACTTCAAAGACGGTGTGGGTGCTGCATCTACTGCTACATCACAAGCAAACATACCAAACCCACAGCAGGCTTAACTTTCCATTGAAAAACAAAGACCACAGTGTTTTTGGACACTGGCTGGTAAGCCATGTAGccaagtaaataaaacatattacctattttaacagtgtatttatcaaattaaatatgtcATTGACATACTTGAAATTAGTCCTGCCCACCACAGCCATTCCTTCAGGTAAGCATATCCCCCTTGACCTGtgagacacaaaaaaatatgACTTCAGTGAATGTGAACTGTTATATGGCTTGTACTTAAAATATTTCCTTACAGATTTTTAGGGATTAACAGCTTCTTTCGCCAACAACAAACTTTTCACCAAACATCAATTCATCCAAAATGAATCCCTGTAATTCCTGTGAAGGGCTAACACTGACCTCAAGATGATCTCTTGTCCCATTATTTCAGTATTCATGTCTTTCCATCAAGACATAACTTCcatattataaaatacaatgcaCTGTTGCAGTGTTATATAGAACAATTAATCCAGTAACATGCATAATTAATTCAATGAGTCTAATGAAAATTAATTTGCTATtttgattattgattaattgTGCAAGTCATTATCCaagcaaatgaaaatgaaagataTAAAAAAAGCCATGGCTTATTAAATGTAAGGAtattttttgttatgttgtaGATCTGTTAGAGGTAGCCACAGTAACatactttcatttttataaatctCCTAAACAGGATAAACCGCTTCCTGAAACAGCTGGTTCCTGTTTTAGTGTGTGCAATCATAACTTAATGTTGTATTTAGTGGCGTAGTGTTTTTACAGCGTTCATtagaaaattaaacattttaaatatagcAAACACATTACCCCATAATTTAACTAATCGCTAGTGGCAGCCCTAATAAACCTCAATACTTTCCCTTGAGACATTTATTGAAAGTAGTACTTTTTAACTAAATCATtattaaaagatgttttaaaatagCTAAAGGTGAATTTTCCTACCTGCTCTCATTGAACCCTTGCTGGCCAATCGCAGCAGGCCTTTCTTCTTCAGGATGAAACTCGCTCCGATGAAAACACTGGAGctcacagccagagagagaccGATGTAGAAGTCCGTCCGGTTCGCTTCCATCTGAAACACGATGTTTgttaattactgtatttttttttttttgtttgtttaattaacCAAACTTTAGGAGGCGAACGCTGATTTCCTGTAACTTGTTCAGAGCTCCACGTTTAACGTTAATATCAAACAGGGGCGTGTTGCGACGAGCTGTAAACTGGGTGATGGACGGCAAATATTTATAGAAATAGCAGATTTAAACGTCTCTAACTTGATTTAGACTAAGTTAAGAATAACACACGGCTCCattatttaacactttaaacAGGTTTTACCTCTGTTGTCACGTCAGCCCCATACGTCTTCGCTAACTgagcagcaggaagtggagcGTCACCTGATTGGCTGCATGTGTCCCGCTACTTCCTGGTGACCGCCAGGTTTGGAAACGGTGAACGTTAGATCCCGAGCCTTAGGAGGAGAACTGACTGTTTTAGGTAGACTGTCAACAAAGTTGGCAAATAAATACAATCTAACATGGACTAGTAGTGTCTACTTTTCAAACAATGCAAGCTTCATATAATGGTGGCACATTGCCCTTTAATAGAATTAGTTAGCActttaaaacaatgaatgacATCTATCCATAAATGcaatataagataagataagataagataagataagataagataagataagataagataagataaggctttattgtcattgtacagtcacacttggtacaacagtacaatgAAATTGCgaactgtcccacattggtgcaaggagagagtagaaaacaacataataataaaacagtttacaattacctttcatacaaaaagtatttaaatatatatatatatacatatatatatacactaatatacacatgcacaccagctgtatatacagaatatacattCTACATTCttctagaaaaactaaaccagatgtgtgtgtgtgtgtgttcatgagggctattgctctattgtagaaactgtctctgagtctgttgGTCCACGACCTCAGCACCTTTCCAGAGGGCAACCATTTAAACACCCGGTGTCCcgggtgtgtgcagtctttcaggatgttgcgtgccctcctaagacatcgggtgctgtagaggtccttcagtgagggaagagggtagccaatgatcttttgggcagtgtttatgaccctttgtagGACCTTTTTgtgtgccatggtgcagcttgaaaaccacacggagatgcagtatgttagcaCACTCTCAATGGAACAACAgtagaaggcaaccagcagctctctcttcaggttgaccctcctgaggatcctcaggaagtgaagacgctGTTGGGCCTTTTTCATTACCTCTGCGGTGTTGGAGCTCCATTGGAGGTCTTCATTTATGTGCACACCAATATCAGTATCAATAGATAACATTGAGTGGGAAACAGTATGACGTATAAGCTTATTCATAGATGGGTGGTGCTCTCTGATTctgaaaagtttatttataatgaatagaatgaatacatttaatacTGGTTAATACCAATTACGGCTCTTGTTTCTATAAAATCactaatttatatatttatatatttaaaaagggAGGCTGCAGGGGACCAAACTGTATTTCTAAattgctttttaacattttctgagTGTTCTGCTTATGTCAGATCATTCCCTGTTATactaataaagttattttaagtaaaaaaaaacattttccatacttttatacatatatagagACACCTCCGGCTTCTTCTgtaaacatttactgtttaacaAATGTCTTAAACCGatcaaaagtaaataaatctgtAAACTTTATTCAATTTGATTAAACTTTGCCAAGATATAGACGTCGCACTCTGATTGGTGCTCGGTGTTCGTGCTCCACTATGCAGCATTTTGATTGGATGAGGTGTTTTGTTGTTCATCGAAACCGGAAGAAGCGCTAACCTTGACAAGCAGGCAAACACATGTTCTACAGACTTAGGGAAAAATCTAACGAttcctgtcattttcctttaaaacatcCATTAAGATTATTTTATGATATTATTTCACATTACCCGacagtgcttttgtttttccgctcatgtttttattatgaaaacTCAGTACTTTAGCTAGCTACTGCTAGCGAAAAACGTCAGTTTTTACCGGATCACTGCTGCTACTCCTCGGAGTTAATAACATTTTGTAGACTCAATGTGGGCATCATCTGATATCCAACGATGAGGCTGCCTTTCCTTTTTGTCACCAGAAGCTGTAAGGCTGTTCACAGACTGCAACAAAGTCCGCTTTTATTACCAATTTCAGCCCTGTCTAGAGATCAGAGGGTTAATGTGTTGAGACACACCAGCACCCATCTGTGCAAAGACAATGGGAATCATTATATAACCACTCCTATCTTCTATGTCAACGCTTCTCCTCATTTAGGACACTTGTATTCAGCTGTGATTGCTGACTTGTTTCACAGGTATAAGCTTCTTCAGGGATTCAACTCAAAGTTTGCAACAGGTAAATCCTCTATTGGCCAGAATGTACAGGACGTCTGCATGTTGTCTTTCTTTTATGCATGTGACACTGACGAAGTGAGGACTTTAGAAAAATATGTTCTcactcattttaacatttttatatactGAATAATATTACAACACCCTGTTTAAGGCAAAACATAATTGACGACtacttttatttgtcatatattCATCTTAACTTTGACTTGTAGAGTAATCAACAATGAAAATAACTTATGCTGTTACTGTGCATTTCAGGCACAGATGAACATGGCTTGAAAATCCAACAGGCCGCTGAAGCTGCAGGAAAAGATCCTCTGACCTTCTGCACTGACGTGTCTGAGCGGTTCAGACATCTCTTTAGCAGTTGCAACATTTCATACACAGACTACATAAGAACCACTGAGCAAAGACACCGTCGTGCCGTGGAGCATTTCTGGTCAGTGCTCTGGAACAAAGGGCACATCTACAAGGGTAGCTATGAGGGCTGGTACTCCACGCAGGATGAAAGCTTCCTCATGCCGTCGCAGGTGGGCGATGCTGTGGACTCATCAGGGAAGGATATTAAAGTATCGCTTGAGAGTGGACACAAGGTAAATCAAGCAAAATTGAGGTCACAGAACAAGTTTGATTTTATTAGACTCTTATTTGGGGCTAAAAGTCAGAGTGTTTCAGCCtccactgttttgtttcttgcaACTTTCACTCCATCAACATTCTTCCCACTATTTACAGGTGGAGTGGATGAAGGAAGAGAACTACATGTTTCGTCTGTCTGCGTTTCGGTCTCAGCTGCTCGACTGGCTCAGAGGGAATCCTAGGGCTGTACAGCCTGAGCGTTTCTACCACGCTGTGCTCCAGTGGCTACAGGAGGACCTTCCTGACCTCTCAGTGTCACGCCAGAGAAGCCGTCTTCACTGGGGCATCCCGGTCCCTGGGGATGCTGAACAGACCATCTATGTGTGGCTAGATGCTCTGGTGAACTACCTCACAGTAGCTGGCTATCCAGATAAACATGAGCAGTGGTGGAATGTGGCCCACCACATTGTAGGAAAGGACATCTTAAAGTTTCACGCCATCTACTGGCCATCTTTTCTTCTAGGAGCTGGACTCCCCCTGCCACAGACGATACATGTGCACTCTCACTGGACAGTAGGGGGAAAGAAGATGTCTAAAAGTTTAGGTAATGTGGTAGATCCTCTTGAACGTTCACAGACGTTCACGACTGATGGTATGAGGTACTTTCTTCTTCGACAGGGTGTCCCGGATTCAGATTGTGACTACACAGACGACAAAGTTATCAAGCTGCTGCATGCGGAACTTGCTGACTCTCTGGGTGGTTTGCTTAACCGCTGCACTGCTCCAGCTCTTAACCCAGCTCAGATCTACCCTTTATTCTGCTCTCAGTCCTTTCCAAGCCAACAGGGAGGCAGGGCTGTGGTTGAAGACTACCGCATGTTGGATGCTGTTAGAAATCTCCCCGCTGTAGTGGAGCAGTACTATGAGAGCATGCATGTGTACAAAGCTCTGGAGGCCATCACAGCCTGCGTGAAGCAGACCAATGGGTTTGTTCAGCGCCATGCACCTTGGAAGCTGGACAGGAAGGATGTTGAAGACCAGCTCTGGCTAGACACCATTATCCATGTCTCACTTGAATGCTTAAGGATTTATGGCACACTCCTTCAGCCTGTAGTGCCAGAGATTTCTAACAAGCTCCTGTCCAGACTCGCAGTGCAACCAGACGAGAGGAGCTGGGCAGCTCTGAACTTTCTGCCAAGGTATTATGGAATGGACTGTCCCTTTGAAAGGAGAGCACTAGGGTCTGACACTGGAGTGCTTTTTAGGCGCATGGAAAGTCAAAATGTAgataaacaaaaatcaaagacaaaaaaggcaGCAAAGTTGAAATGAAGTGCTTTATGTTGTCTGTACACTGATTCAGTCAGTCAATAAATACGACGTGTGTGGCTCACCGATCAGCTGAGTTACCCAGACTGGAATTCGTTGTCTGAAATTATTAGCAGggaatttagttttattgttttacataaaTACACTGTATAAATGGCAGCAAAGGAAAATTTGAGTATATAAATCAACAACTCGTCTAACTTGGGTAAAGATTCTTTCAGTACCCTCAGCTACATTGGTTTCTTTAAGTTATTCCTTATTTCCTGACCTCTGCAGTGAtgccagttttattttatttagatgacagaaaatatctgaaatcacaggtgtaaataataaaactaatgacTAAAGCTCATTTAGCTGCTTTAGTTTGATGTTCATGTTATGTGAATACTGGTtcactgtaaattatttttagtatCCTGTGTATTTCCTGCTAAAATGACTCGTAGTAGTTTCAGACATTATTCTCACCTCTCTGTGACACTGCCACGCTACATTGAGGCAAACACAGGCATTAAAACAGAGCTGAGTCATCATGTACCACTACTCATTATGCAGGGATTTTTATCCCATcagaatatgaaatatttataaattctcctaattacattttcttccaAACTCACACATTAAGTTGCTGtttaaacacattcatatgAATTACTTGTGGAATCAGTTTCCAATCCATCTCATCTCAGGAGATGTAACAAGCTAAAAGACAGAAGCAAATAGAATTCGACAATGCCCTTAAAGTATATTTTTTGCATGACGGCAGCTTTATAAATTCTTCGAGCCCCTCTTTCATCACAAAATGTTCCATCAACATTGTACTGGCAGCCAACACAAGTACAAGACATAAAAACTGACATGATCTTTTAATGAGAAATACACGAAACTGAAAAAATTGTacaaattgaaataaaataaaaaattgcatTATTCTTATAGTTTctggtacttttttttttctttacatagAATTTTCCATTATTAACCATTATCTGTCTACTTCAGAGCAGGATCCATCTTTTGATAATCCATAATTACACAACTGAcgatgttttgtatgttttcagtgGTCAAGATGGGGTTTGGTTCATCTGTTAGGTGGTCCTTAGTGCCTCGAACAGTCTTCCTTCTGAACAGCCTAAACATGGCTGCATATGTTCATCTTTCAATCTACAGAGTCGAGCCTCCA
It encodes the following:
- the zgc:101583 gene encoding mg_trans_NIPA domain-containing protein; translation: MEANRTDFYIGLSLAVSSSVFIGASFILKKKGLLRLASKGSMRAGQGGYAYLKEWLWWAGLISMGAGEAANFAAYAFAPATLVTPLGALSVLVSAVLSSYFLNERLNVHGKIGCLLCVLGSTVMVIHAPQEEEVASLNAMADKLRDPGFIVFAACVVGSSLFLIFAVAPRFGQKNVLVYILICSVIGSLSVSCVKGLGIGIKELIAGTAVLKKPLFWSLVICLVICVSIQISYLNKALDIFNTSIVTPIYYVFFTTSVMTCSAILFKEWLRMTTDGIVGTISGFLTIILGIFLLHAFKDITFSWDSLPLYLKKGPQGFPWSHQPYVALPSQDLQEDEMKLPRHGGSNGGWATHRGTP
- the mars2 gene encoding methionine--tRNA ligase, mitochondrial, which translates into the protein MRLPFLFVTRSCKAVHRLQQSPLLLPISALSRDQRVNVLRHTSTHLCKDNGNHYITTPIFYVNASPHLGHLYSAVIADLFHRYKLLQGFNSKFATGTDEHGLKIQQAAEAAGKDPLTFCTDVSERFRHLFSSCNISYTDYIRTTEQRHRRAVEHFWSVLWNKGHIYKGSYEGWYSTQDESFLMPSQVGDAVDSSGKDIKVSLESGHKVEWMKEENYMFRLSAFRSQLLDWLRGNPRAVQPERFYHAVLQWLQEDLPDLSVSRQRSRLHWGIPVPGDAEQTIYVWLDALVNYLTVAGYPDKHEQWWNVAHHIVGKDILKFHAIYWPSFLLGAGLPLPQTIHVHSHWTVGGKKMSKSLGNVVDPLERSQTFTTDGMRYFLLRQGVPDSDCDYTDDKVIKLLHAELADSLGGLLNRCTAPALNPAQIYPLFCSQSFPSQQGGRAVVEDYRMLDAVRNLPAVVEQYYESMHVYKALEAITACVKQTNGFVQRHAPWKLDRKDVEDQLWLDTIIHVSLECLRIYGTLLQPVVPEISNKLLSRLAVQPDERSWAALNFLPRYYGMDCPFERRALGSDTGVLFRRMESQNVDKQKSKTKKAAKLK